The stretch of DNA AAAACAAATATGCTATAACTTAAGTTAAGTTTTTCTTCTAATTCGGGATGTATCATTCCAACCCATCCAACAGTTTCACTATTAAGATTAATAGCTGCACATTGACCTGGATGTAATACAGATTGTTCTTGTGCTTTAAACTCAAACTGGTCTAACTTGCCAGTTAGTTCTAGTATTGCTTCAATATCACCTTTAATATCATAAAAATCTGCCTGCTGATGTTTAGTAGACCAATGTTCATCAAAACGACAACCAGTTTTTACACCAGACAGCAACAAATTTTGACGGATACCTTCATCTACATTCTTAGATGGAATAAAACATGATCCACTTTCGAATAATCTAATATTTTTCTGCTGACGATTGTTATTATAGATTACTGCACAAATAAGACCAGGCAACATTGAAAGCCGCATTGCTGACATTTCTAAAGATAGAGGGTTTCGTAAATGTAACATTACATGACCTGGATATAATAACTTTTGTATTTTAGGATCAACAAAACTATAAGTTATAGCTTCATAATATCCGCGGTCTACTAATAAATACTTAGCTCTTTCTAACGGTAAGATGGTTTCTTTGTGAGATTGTTGGATTAATAAATTTGATCTAATAGGAACATGAGGGATCTTATCATAACCGTATATTCTTGTTATTTCTTCAATTATATTCTCTTCAGTCTCGATATCAAAACGCCAATGGGGAGTTAATATTTGCCATCCATGAGTAATATTAGTTATTTTACATCCTATTCTGCTAAGAATATCAATAATTTCTTGATCTGGAATTATATATCCAATTAAACTATCTAGTTTTTTCCGCCGTAAGATAATTGTTGCAGGCTTAGGTAATGCTGCGGTATTAGTAACATTAATGACTGGACCTGGTTGACCACCACAAATATCTAATATTAATGAGGTTGCTCGCTCAATAACATGTAGCGTTAACATAGGATCAATACCACGTTCATAACGAAGTGAAGCTTCAGTATTAACACCATACTTGCGTGCTTGACCTCTAATTACTAAAGGATTAAAAAAAGCTGCTTCTAAAAAAATATGGCTACTAGCACATGTAAAACTTGAATCAATTCCGCCAATAATTCCTGCTATAGATAATACTTTACTATGATCGGCAACAACTAATGTTTCTGATGTTAGAGTAGCTTTATAACCATTTAATAATGTAATTTTCTCTTTTGGTTTAGCCCTACGTATAATTAGACCTCCATTAATTTTATTAAGATCAAATACATTTATTGGCTGCCCAAATTCTAGTAAAATATAATTTGTAATATCTATTACTACATTAACTAAACTAATACCACTACGACGTAATTTTTCTTTGATCCATAGTGGAGTATTCATTCTACTATTTATGTTTTTTATTACTCTACCAATATAACGAGGACAAGCAATAGAATCTATGACGTTAATAGGAAGTATATTGATAATTAATGGAGCTACTGATTGAGTGAAAAATCTTTTTAAAGGTAATTTATTAATAATTGCTATTTCACGTGCAATGCCTACTATTCCGAGACAGT from Baumannia cicadellinicola str. Hc (Homalodisca coagulata) encodes:
- the pheT gene encoding phenylalanine--tRNA ligase subunit beta, with the protein product MKFSELWLREWVNPTIDSNALAEQMTMFGLEVNSIDAVANNYADVVVGQIVECDYHPNNEQLLIVKVNINKSNLININCNDVSCRKTLKVAVHIVESDDKLLQGKLCSFAELGIRDYYHNIGIIELPIDAPIGDNLSNYLKLYDKIFDFSVTPNRADCLGIVGIAREIAIINKLPLKRFFTQSVAPLIINILPINVIDSIACPRYIGRVIKNINSRMNTPLWIKEKLRRSGISLVNVVIDITNYILLEFGQPINVFDLNKINGGLIIRRAKPKEKITLLNGYKATLTSETLVVADHSKVLSIAGIIGGIDSSFTCASSHIFLEAAFFNPLVIRGQARKYGVNTEASLRYERGIDPMLTLHVIERATSLILDICGGQPGPVINVTNTAALPKPATIILRRKKLDSLIGYIIPDQEIIDILSRIGCKITNITHGWQILTPHWRFDIETEENIIEEITRIYGYDKIPHVPIRSNLLIQQSHKETILPLERAKYLLVDRGYYEAITYSFVDPKIQKLLYPGHVMLHLRNPLSLEMSAMRLSMLPGLICAVIYNNNRQQKNIRLFESGSCFIPSKNVDEGIRQNLLLSGVKTGCRFDEHWSTKHQQADFYDIKGDIEAILELTGKLDQFEFKAQEQSVLHPGQCAAINLNSETVGWVGMIHPELEEKLNLSYSIFVFELLWSKINQRKIPKATFLSPFPTTYRDIAIVVKEHIRAADVTTECKHILKTKLISVNIFDVYKGIGIPPGFKSLAMRLILQSDNSTLEEEKISTIISECIELLKKRFQASLRDEHYKEKWNL